From a region of the Zingiber officinale cultivar Zhangliang chromosome 4B, Zo_v1.1, whole genome shotgun sequence genome:
- the LOC121977931 gene encoding triacylglycerol lipase 2-like, whose amino-acid sequence MYMASHTTCSALPLLLLYLFLIIPPQVLVGARSLNGRGRQSGGATNDSLCELAVIPQGYKCQEYKVQTEDGYILGLQRIPQGRDSDREGKKRQPVLLQHGILVDGMSWVLNSPEESLAFILADNGFDVWIANTRGTTWSPTHISLNITDQAFWSFSWDELASYDLPAILDFVYQQTGQKVDYVGHSLGTLIALSSLSQGKLVDKMKSAALLSPIAYLSHITTPLGNLAARAFVADVIKWLGVSEFNLKSKISSDFLNNLCDHPGVDCFDLVAAISGNNCCLNHTAVEYYLKYEPQPTSTKNLIHLAQMVRDGVITKYNYGSKTANMKHYNQVNPPPYDMSNIPKDFPLFLSYGGQDELSDVEDVLQLLDDLKLHDVEKLTVQYVEEYAHADFILGINAKAIVYGSIISFFNTH is encoded by the exons ATGTACATGGCTTCACACACCACTTGTTCTGctctccccctcctcctcctctatcttttCCTTATTATCCCACCACAAGTGCTAGTTGGAGCACGGAGCTTAAACGGAAGGGGTCGGCAGTCTGGAGGGGCGACAAACGATAGCCTATGCGAGTTGGCAGTGATTCCTCAGGGTTACAAGTGCCAAGAGTACAAG GTTCAAACTGAAGATGGATACATTCTTGGCTTACAAAGAATTCCACAAGGACGTGACAGCGATCGAGAAGGCAAGAAAAGGCAGCCAGTGCTATTGCAGCATGGAATTCTCGTG GATGGGATGAGTTGGGTGCTGAATTCACCAGAGGAGTCACTAGCCTTCATCTTGGCAGACAATGGATTTGATGTGTGGATAGCAAACACAAGAGGAACAACGTGGAGCCCTACTCACATTTCTCTCAACATAACTGATCAG GCATTTTGGTCTTTTTCTTGGGATGAACTGGCCTCTTATGATCTCCCTGCCATCTTGGACTTTGTCTACCAACAAACCGGCCAGAAGGTGGATTATGTTGGCCATTCTCTG GGCACTTTGATAGCTTTGTCATCTTTGTCTCAAGGGAAGCTTGTAGACAAGATGAAATCAGCAGCTCTTCTCAGTCCAATTGCTTACTTGTCTCACATCACTACTCCACTGGGAAATCTTGCAGCCAGAGCATTTGTTGCAGAT GTTATTAAATGGCTCGGGGTATCAGAATTTAATCTCAAATC GAAGATTTCATCAGATTTCCTTAATAATTTGTGCGATCATCCAGGGGTGGATTGCTTTGATTTAGTGGCAGCGATTTCGG GGAACAATTGCTGCCTCAATCACACCGCCGTGGAGTACTATTTGAAGTATGAACCGCAACCAACATCGACAAAGAATTTAATTCATTTAGCTCAAA TGGTGAGAGATGGAGTGATAACGAAATACAATTACGGAAGCAAGACGGCTAACATGAAGCACTACAACCAAGTGAATCCCCCGCCCTATGACATGTCGAACATTCCAAAGGATTTTCCTTTGTTTCTTAGCTATGGCGGCCAGGATGAGCTCTCCGATGTCGAAGATGTTCTACAACTCTTAGATGACCTCAAGTTGCATGATGTGGAAAAGCTAACAGTTCAGTATGTGGAAGAGTATGCCCATGCTGATTTTATATTAGGGATTAATGCTAAAGCTATTGTTTATGGTTCAATAATCTCATTCTTTAATACACATTAA